The sequence GGCGGGTGCGGAGATCCAGGCGTTCGTGAAGGCTGGCGCGGAGCGGTCGGGGACGCCGTTTGCAACGGGCGCCGCCCGGGAGGACGGATTCTTCTCGCTCCCGCTCCCGCCGGGAAGCTACCACCTCGTGGCGCGCAGGACCGTCCGCGCGGAGGGGCGGGACCGGACGTACAAGGCGGAATACTCCGGGAACCCGGTTCGCGTGTCGGGCGGCGAAACCGTGAAGGGAATTTCCTTCGCTCTCGTCGAAATGTCGTCCGGCGGATTCGTCCCGCGCCGGGGGACCGGCGTGACCGGCGCCGTAGTGATCGACGGGAAGCCGGCGAAGGGGGTGTACGTGTACGCCTACCCCGACAACGTCGGCACGGTCCGGGGCCCCTCGTACGCGGCCTTCGCGCGCGCGGGCGAGGATGGACGGTTCCGCATCGTCCTCCGGGAGGGAGCATTCCGCATCGTCGCAAGGGAGAAGGGCGGAGAGAACGAGACCGGCGCCATGTCTTCGTCCGGGAAGACGGGAGGGGACGAGGGGATCCCGGTCCGTCTCGAACCCGGATCCACCCGCGACCTGGGGAGGATCGCACTGCGCTCCCCGGACGAGGGGAAGCGGAGGCGGCGCGCCGCCGGAGGCGGGCAGGCGGCGCCGGCGGCGGAGATCCGCGGCGCCGCGGTCCGGGAGGACGGTTCCCCCGCTCCCGGGGTATACGTGATGGCGTACGCGGACCACCGGATGATCGGACGGCCATTCGCCATCTCGGGAAGGACGGGGACCGACGGAGCGTTTATCCTGAAATTTCCGAAACCGGGGAAGTACTTCCTCGGCGCCAGGGGAGAGTACGGCGGTCCCGTCTCTCCCGGGGAACCGGTCGGGATGTTCGATGGATCGCCGGACCACGGGGTCCTGGTGCGCGACGGGGAACGGCTCGAGGGGATCCGGATCCGGGTGGCGGAGAAGTGGTGAGGGAGGCGAACATCGCCCCGCTCCCCCTGGCGCTCGCCGTGGCGGTGCTGCTCTCGATGGCCGCCGCGTTCCCGGGCCACGGGAAGGAGATCGCGGGGAATCGGACGTATTCGGGAGATCTGGTCGTCCCCAGGGGGGAGACGTGGAAGGTGCTCCCGGGCGCGGAGATCCGGTTCCGTGGAGGGAGGTGGATCGTTCGCGGGACCCTGATCGTCGAGGGGACGGAGGCGAACCCAGTCCGCATCGTCGGAGACGACGCGTTCGACGGGCTCGACGTGCGCGGAGAGGCCGACGCCAGGTTCCGGCACGCCGTTCTCTCGGGCGGCAGGCGAGGGGCGCAGCTGACCGGCGCGGCGGCCGGATTCCGGGAGGTCCGCTTCGAGGGGAACGGGGTCGGGCTCGACGTCGGGCAGTACGCCAGGGTCCGGGTCGACCGGTGCGTATTCGAGGGGAACGCACGGGTCGGGGTGCTGGTCAAGCGCGGCGGCGCCGCGGAGATCGCAGGGAGCCGCTTCTCGGGGGCGGGGAAAGCGGGCGTATACGCGTACGGCGCCGACAACGTGTCGCTTCGCGACTGCCGGTTCGAGCGAAACGGAACGGGTCTCCTCGCGGGGATGGCGGGCGCGCGCGTCCGGGTCGCGAAGTCGGTCTTCCACGCGAACGGCGTCGGGATCCTCGCGGAGAAGACGGCGGCGCCCGAGGTGTCGGGATCCGAGGTCACGGGGAACGGCACGGGATTCCTGTTCACCCGAAGGGCGGAAGGGACCGTCTCCGGATGCCGCATCGAGGGGAACGGAACCGGCGCGCGGGTGGAGTTCTCCTCCTACCCCGTGTTCCGGGGGAACGTCTTCCGGGGGAACCGGGATGCGGCGGTGCATCTGCGGCACCAGTCGTCGGAGTGGGAAGGCGAGGCGACGGAAGGGGACCGGGACGGCGCGTCGGGTCCGGGGGCGCCGTTCGGGCCCGGCGGCGGGTCGCGCGGAGATTTCCGGCCGCGGGATGGCGCCGGGGGGACGGCATCGAAGGGAGGTCCTCCCGGGAAGAGGGGGGGGCTGACCGGTACGGTGGATTTCCGCGGGAACGACTGGGGTGAGTCGCAGCCCCAGGTGGACGCGGGTGGAAGCGTGACCGGGATCCGCGACGGGCGCGTGGAGCCGTACTTCGAATACAGGGGGAGGAGGTACCGGATGGACACGGTGCTGCTGAAATGAGGCGCTTCGCGCCGCTCCTCCTCTGCCTGTTGTGCCTCGCGGAAGGTTCCAGCGCCGCCGATTTCACCGGCGTGCGGGGGCGGGTCGCCCTCAAGGGCGAGGTGATCCCGGGGGTCGTCGTGTTCGCCTTCGGCGATTTCGGAAAGGGGATTGCCGGCCACGCGGCGGCGCGGTCGGCGGGGACGAACGCGGAAGGGATCTACGAGCTGTCCCTTCCGCCCGGGAGCTACCACCTGGTCGCCGCGAAAACCGCGTCCGCGTCGCTTGCCGGGGTGAAGGAAGGGGACCTCTTCTGCTTCTACGGGGGGAACCCGGTCCGGGTCGAACAGGATCGGGCAACCAACGTGGGGTTCAACCTGGTCCGGGTCGGGAGCGACCCGCCATCCGACATGCCGTACGGTGTGGAGGGTACGGTGTTCGACGAGAACGGGGTTCCGCTCGCCGGCGCGACCGTCTACTTCTACGAATCCCCTGCGGGCGGATTCAAGGGAATCCCGGGGTTCTTCGCGCGGACCGGGCAGGACGGCACCTTCCGGGCGCGACTGAAGAAAGGGACATTCTTCGCCGTGGCGCGCAAGCGCGAATCGGGGGACCTGTTCGGCCCGACGCAGGTGGGAGACCGCTTCGCCTACTACGTCCGGAACCCGATCACGCTTCCGGAGGGCGGGGGCGCGAAAGGGATCCGGCTGGACGCGGTCCGCCGCCTGTCGATGCTGGAGACGTTCGAGGGAATTCCGGCGTCGTCCCGGGGGATCCCGCTCCGTGTCCGTGTCGTAGATCCGGCCGGGAAACCGGTTGCCGGCGTCCGCGTTCTCGCGTACCCCAACCGGGAGATGTTCGGCCACCCGGCGTACGTGTCCGGCAAGAGCGGAGCGGACGGGTTGGCGGAATTCACCGTCGCCGAAGAAGGGACGTTCCACCTCCTCGCGCGGGAAAACCTGGGCGGTCCGGCCGAAGGGGAGTTGTACGGCAAATACGCGGGCACGAAGGACCACTCCGTCGAGGTGACGCGCGAAGGAGCGCCGGGGGCGTTCGAAATCGTGGTGGAGCGGAAATGAGATCGAGCCTGTCCGCCCGCGCCCGGATTCTGGCGGTATCCGCGTCGTGCCTGCTGGTCGTTTCCTGCGCCGGCGCGCCGCCGGCGAGGGAGGCCCCGGTGCTTTCCGGGAGGGTCACTTTCCGCGGCGCGCCGGTACCCGGGGCCGTGGTGACGCTTCTCCGGACGTACGACCCGGCCGGCAAATCCGCGAGTCCATCGGTACGATCGTCGGGTGACGGAGGATTCCGGGCGGAAGTGCGGCCGGGGAGCTATTACGTGGTGGCGGAAGGCGCGTACGAGGGCGCCCCGGTGTTCGCCTTCTCCGGGCAGAACCCGGTGCGCCTCGAGTCCGGGTCGCGGTGGCTCGGGATGAAGGCGGTCCCGGCGGAAATTCCGGCGATGCTGCCCGGGAAGCCGGGGCGAGGCGCCGTGGCCGCCGGAGAGCTTGTCTTTCGCGGGGCGCCCGTGGAAAACGCATACGTGTACGTCTATTCCTCCCCGGACTCGCTCTTCAAGGGGATGGGAATGGCGATGAGCGCCCCCACGGGCCCGGGTGGGACGTTCGAGATCGAGAACCTTCCCGAGTCCACGTACTATCTCGTGGCGAGGAGACGCGGGGAAGGGGGGATGACCGGTCCGCTGGAGAAGGGGGACCTGTACGGGTTCTACCCGGGGAACCCTGTATATTTGAAGGATGCGACGGTGACCCGCCTGCGGCTGGAGCTGGTGGAAAAGGAGAAGGAGCTGGCCTACTCCGAGGTGACGTCGGGGACGGAGACCGTGCTGCGGGGGAAGGTGGTCGACCGGACCGGCAGGCCGCAGGCGGGAGTGTACGCGTTCGTGTACGACGACCGCGTCTTCGGGCACCAGCGCCCGTACGGCCATTCCGGGCGGACCGGCCCGGACGGGTCGTTCGCCATCTACCTGGACCGGCCCGGAACGTTCTACCTGGGCGCGCGGGAGCGGTTCGGCGACTCGCCCCGGCCCGGCGAGCGGTTCGGGTTCTACGACGGCACGCCGGACCACGCGGTGTCGGCCGTCGCGGGGATCGCCCGGGAAGGGTTGACGGTCGTGGTCGAGCCGATCCTTCCGGAGGGGAAGTGACACCGCGCCGCGCCGCCCGCATCCTTCCCATCCTCCTCGCCTGCGGAATCGCCGCGTGCGCCGGGGCGGGGAAGATGCCGGGGGGGAGGCTCCCGGCCGACGGGATCGCCCTGCCGATCCGCGGGCTCGCGGGCGACGAGACGTGGAGCGGCGAAGTCCGCATCCGGGGGTCGGTCGTCGTCCCCCGCGGGGTCACGCTGACGATCGCGCCGGGCACCGTCGTCCGCTTCGAGAGGATCGACGTGGATGGAGACGGAATCGGCGATTCGGAGCTGTACGTCGAGGGGAACCTCCTGGCCGAGGGGACGCCGGGGAGTCCGATCCGGTTCACGTCGGCGGAGAGGAATCCGTCCCCGCGCGACTGGAAGTACCTGTTCGTCAACCTGAGCCGCAGGACGGTCCTCTCCCGGTGCGTGTCCGAGTACGCGTTCTCGGGAATCCAGATCCACTTCTCCCGCGCCACCGTCACCCGCTCCGTTTTCCGCCGGTGCGTGGACGGGTTCCGCTTCTCGACCGCGGAAGGGGTCTTCTCCAGGAACCGGATGACGGAGAACGTGTACGGGGTCCGTTACGAGGAGCGCAACTCCACCGCGACCCTGTCGCGCAACGTCATCACGGGGAACAAGGTCGGGATCTTCTGCGTGATGGAGTCGACGGGGAAGGTGGCGATCCGGGAGAACCGGATCCACGGGAACGCCGACTACGACTTCAAGCTGGGAAACCGCCAGCGGGCGGACATCCCGGCGGCGGGGAACTGGTGGGGTACGACCGACCCCGCCGCGATCCGCGCGCGGATCTTCGACCGGGGGGTGGAACCCGACCTCGGAGTAGTCCTCTTCGAGCCGTTCCTCGCGGCGCCGCCGCCGGACGACGGCGGGTACGGGACGTGACGGTCCGGCGGCTCGTCGTGTTCTCCGTGTTCTGGCTCGGACTGGTCCTGGCCGTGCCCCGGACGCCGGAGGCGCACCCCAACGCGCGGTTCCTGCGCGGGGACATCACCGTGTCGACGTCGTGGGAGGGAGTGATCCGCCTCACGGGTACCGTGGTGATCCGGGAGGGCGTCACGGTGACGGTGGATCCGGGCACGGAGATTCTCGTCCAGCCGGGGGAGGGAACGGACATCGAGGTCCGCGGGAGGCTGCTGGTGCGCGGCATTCCGGAAAAACCGGTCCTGTTCGACACGGCGGGAGGGTGCGCGGCCGGTTCCTGGGGCGGGATCCGTTTCCGTCCGGGGAGCACGGGAACGTTCGAGAACGTGCGGATCCGCTGCTCCGCGGCGGGAGTGGCCGGGGAAACATCCGGCGTGACGAAGAAGGGCGTTACGCTCGAGGCGGGGCGGTGAGGTGAAGTGAGAACATGCTGATCCTGTCCCCCGCCGACAAGGCGTCGGAGGTCCCCGCGCTCGTATCCGCCGGCGCGGAGGAGTTGTACGCCGGTTACGTCCCGCCGTACTGGTCCGATGCGTTCGGACCGGTCGTCTCCTGCAACCGGCGCAGCTACGAGGAGGCGAACGCCGGCTCCCTAGATGAGCTGTTCGCCCTCGTCCACCAGGCGGCGGTGCTCGACGTCCCCGTCCACGTAGCCCTGAACGCTTCGCCGATCCCGGACGACATGATCCCGCCGCTGGTCGGGACGGCGGGGGAGCTTGCCGCGGGAGGGGTTCGTGGAGTGATCGTCTCGGACCTCGCGTTGCTGCTCTCCTTGCGGGATGCGAAGTTCCGGCGGCTGTCGCTGCACGCCAGCACGCTGTTTTCGGCCTTCAACGGGATGACGGTCGCGTTTCTCCGCAGGGCGGGGGCGGACCGGGTGATCCTGGCCCGGGAGCTTTCCACGGCCGATATCGCCGCCATGGCGCCGCTCGCGGGGGAGGCGCGCCTCGAAGTCATCGGATTCCGCGGGCGGTGCCCCAACATCGAGGGGTTCTGCACCCACCTGCACGACGATCCGGGCCGGAGCTGGCCGTGCGAGCTGTCGTACGAAAAGGAGTGGCGCGGGGAGGGGGAAGCGGCGCCCGCGGGCGTCCTGGACGCCATCGCACGGAACGAGGGGGTCGACCGGTTCCACTCGTGCGGGCTGTGCGCCGTCCCGCTCCTCGAGCGCGCCGGGGTCCACTCCCTGAAGATCGTCGGCAGAGGCGCGGAGACGTCGCGCAAGGTCGACGCGGTCCGCGCCGTCGCCGCGATGCGGGAGTGGGGGAGGGCGAACATCCCCGACGCGTCGGCGTGCGCCCGCCGGGGGAAGGATCTTTACCGGGAAATCTTCGGCCGCCCGTGCCGCCCGGAAAACTGCTACTTCCCCGAGTTCCGCCCGGGAGAGGTGCGATGAGAGAATATCGGTATCTCGGCCCGGACGGGGAGGGGATCGCGGAATTGCCGGTCGGGGCCGGGGGGGCGATGGGGAGCGAATATTGCGTCCACCTGCTGCCGACGGCGGCGCGGATGGCGGAGGCGGCCTCCGAGGCGTCGGCGAGGAGCGCCCCTCTGCTGCTCCTCACCCCGTACTTCCGGGACGCGGAACTGAAGCGGACTCTTCCGCTCTTCCGCGCGATCCCGCCCGGGGCGGACGTCGACGTCGCTGTGAACGACTGGGGGCTCCTCCAGACGCTCCACGGACTGTTCCCGCGGATGCGGCTGTCGGTCGGCCGGCTGCTCTCCGGGCAGAAGCGGTGCCCGCGGATCGGCTCATCCCCACGGCTCACGGAGGAGGGGAGGAAGTGGCACGGCGAGGGGATCTTCTCCTCGCCCCGCGCGCGGGATTTTCTCGAGGGGGAGATGGGCGTCACGGGGTACCACC comes from Deltaproteobacteria bacterium and encodes:
- a CDS encoding right-handed parallel beta-helix repeat-containing protein, translating into MREANIAPLPLALAVAVLLSMAAAFPGHGKEIAGNRTYSGDLVVPRGETWKVLPGAEIRFRGGRWIVRGTLIVEGTEANPVRIVGDDAFDGLDVRGEADARFRHAVLSGGRRGAQLTGAAAGFREVRFEGNGVGLDVGQYARVRVDRCVFEGNARVGVLVKRGGAAEIAGSRFSGAGKAGVYAYGADNVSLRDCRFERNGTGLLAGMAGARVRVAKSVFHANGVGILAEKTAAPEVSGSEVTGNGTGFLFTRRAEGTVSGCRIEGNGTGARVEFSSYPVFRGNVFRGNRDAAVHLRHQSSEWEGEATEGDRDGASGPGAPFGPGGGSRGDFRPRDGAGGTASKGGPPGKRGGLTGTVDFRGNDWGESQPQVDAGGSVTGIRDGRVEPYFEYRGRRYRMDTVLLK
- a CDS encoding carboxypeptidase regulatory-like domain-containing protein; this encodes MRSSLSARARILAVSASCLLVVSCAGAPPAREAPVLSGRVTFRGAPVPGAVVTLLRTYDPAGKSASPSVRSSGDGGFRAEVRPGSYYVVAEGAYEGAPVFAFSGQNPVRLESGSRWLGMKAVPAEIPAMLPGKPGRGAVAAGELVFRGAPVENAYVYVYSSPDSLFKGMGMAMSAPTGPGGTFEIENLPESTYYLVARRRGEGGMTGPLEKGDLYGFYPGNPVYLKDATVTRLRLELVEKEKELAYSEVTSGTETVLRGKVVDRTGRPQAGVYAFVYDDRVFGHQRPYGHSGRTGPDGSFAIYLDRPGTFYLGARERFGDSPRPGERFGFYDGTPDHAVSAVAGIAREGLTVVVEPILPEGK
- a CDS encoding right-handed parallel beta-helix repeat-containing protein; protein product: MTPRRAARILPILLACGIAACAGAGKMPGGRLPADGIALPIRGLAGDETWSGEVRIRGSVVVPRGVTLTIAPGTVVRFERIDVDGDGIGDSELYVEGNLLAEGTPGSPIRFTSAERNPSPRDWKYLFVNLSRRTVLSRCVSEYAFSGIQIHFSRATVTRSVFRRCVDGFRFSTAEGVFSRNRMTENVYGVRYEERNSTATLSRNVITGNKVGIFCVMESTGKVAIRENRIHGNADYDFKLGNRQRADIPAAGNWWGTTDPAAIRARIFDRGVEPDLGVVLFEPFLAAPPPDDGGYGT
- a CDS encoding U32 family peptidase, whose product is MLILSPADKASEVPALVSAGAEELYAGYVPPYWSDAFGPVVSCNRRSYEEANAGSLDELFALVHQAAVLDVPVHVALNASPIPDDMIPPLVGTAGELAAGGVRGVIVSDLALLLSLRDAKFRRLSLHASTLFSAFNGMTVAFLRRAGADRVILARELSTADIAAMAPLAGEARLEVIGFRGRCPNIEGFCTHLHDDPGRSWPCELSYEKEWRGEGEAAPAGVLDAIARNEGVDRFHSCGLCAVPLLERAGVHSLKIVGRGAETSRKVDAVRAVAAMREWGRANIPDASACARRGKDLYREIFGRPCRPENCYFPEFRPGEVR